The Streptomyces sp. NBC_01298 genome contains the following window.
ACTCGGAGGCCGGGGCGCCGCAGACGTCCAAGGAATCCGAGGTATCCGAGGAATCCGAGCGATCCGAGGAATCCGGGAAGTCCTAAGCGCCCGAGGCGCCCGAGGCTCCCGAGACCTCCGCGAGGTAGTCCGCCGCGTCCTCGGGGTCGTAGAAGTACGCGTCGAAGTCGGCCGGGTTGTCGAAGCCGTTGGCGAATCGGTCCGCCACCGGCTGGAGCTGCCCGGCCGCGCCGATCAGGTTCAGCACGTGCTCCGGCGGGACGCCGAGCATGGCGTTCGTCCACTGGGTGGCGGGCTTGCCGCTGGTGAACCAGTACTTGTCGAAGGTCGCCTTCATCCACGCCTCGTCGAACGGGTTGTCCCCGTGCATGAGGATCGACGAGAGGTACGAGGCCGCGCACTTGGCGGCGGAGTTCGAACCCTGCCCGGTGATCGGGTCGTTGGCGACGACCACGTCCGCGACGCCCAGGACCAGCCCGCCGCCCGGCAGCCGGCCGATGGGGTTGCGGACGACGGGGGCGTAGCGCCCGGCGAGGGTGGCGCCCGCGTCCGTCAGCTCCACCTTCGTCGCCCTCGCGTACTCCCAGGGCGTGAACTTCTCCATCAGTTCCAGCGTCAGCGCGAGGTGGTCCGCCGGGTCCTTCACTCCGCCGAAGACGTCCAGCGGCCCGCCCGGGATCCCTTCCCAGAACAGGATGTCGGCCCGCCCGGAGGTGGTCAGCGTCGGCATCACGAACAGCTCGCCGGCGCCCGGGACCAGGTTGCAGCGCACGGCCTCCGTCTCCGGGTGCTCGGGGCGCGGCGCCAGCCCGTGCACGTACGACACGGCGAGCGCGCGCTGCGGGGCGTCGTACGGGGAGCGGGCCGCGTCGCGGGCGAACAGCGAGACCAGCTCGCCCTTGCCGGCCGCGACGAGCACCAGGTCGTACGTGCGGGAGAAGAAGTCCAGGTCGGAGACGGACGCGCCGTGGATGACGAGCTGGCCGCCCCGCTGCGCGAAGGTGTCGAGCCAGCCGGCCATCTTCACGCGCTGGTCCACGGACTGGGCGAAGCCCTTCAGCTTGCCGAGCCAGTCGATGGGGCGGCCGGCGTCGGGGGCGGAGACCGAGACGCCCAGGCCCTCGATCTTCGGCGCCTGCTGCTCCCAGAAGTTCAGCTGGAGGTCCCGCTCGTGCTGGAGCGCCGTGTCGAACATGCACTGGGTGGACATGACCCGCCCGGTGCGGATCTCGTCCGCCGTCCGGTTGGACATGAGGGTGACCTCGTACCCCTTCGCCTGGAGTCCGAGGGCGAGCTGGAGACCGGACTGGCCGGCTCCGACGACGAGTATCTTGCGCATGTGCACGTTCTCTATTCGGGGGTCGAGTCGAGGGCGTGGCCCACGAGCGTCATCAGGGATTCCAGGACCGTCACCCGGCGCCGCGCGTCCATGATCACGACGGGTACGTGCGCCGGTATGGTCAGCGCCTCCCGCACGTCCTCCGGTTCGTACGAACGCGTGCCCTCGAAGTGGTTGACCGCCACGGCGTACGGCAGCCCGCAGCTCTCGAAGTAGTCGAGCGCCGGGAAGCAGTCGCGCAGCCGCCGCGTGTCGGCGAGGACGATCCCGCCGACGGCGCCGCGCACCAGGTCGTCCCACATGAACCAGAAGCGTTCCTGGCCGGGGGTCCCGTACACGTACAGGACGAGGTCGTCGTCGAGCGTGACGCGCCCGAAGTCCATGGCGACGGTGGTGGTGTGCTTGTCCGGAGTGGCGGACAGGTCGTCGGTCGGTGCGGCGGCCTCGGTCATCACCGCTTCGGTGCGCAGCGGCCGGATCTCGGAGACGGAACCGACGAACGTGGTCTTGCCCACCCCGAAACCACCCGCCACCAGCACCTTCACGGCGACGGGCGCGCGCGAGCGGTCGTACTGCCAGGGCTGTGCGGGCTCGTCCGGATCGGTGTCCCGATCCGCGGCCGGGTGGGTGGAGAAGAGACCGGTTTCAGAGACGGCGGAGCCCACTGAGCACCCTTTCGAGCAGAGCGCGGTCGGGACGGCCATTGCCGTGCCCGGTCCCGTAGACACGGATCCTGCCCTGGTCGGCGAGGTCGCTGACCAGGACGCGGACCACGCCGAGCGGCAGCTTCAGCAGGGCGGCGATCTCGGCGATCGTCCGCATGCGGCGGCAGACCTCGACGATCGCCGGCATCTCCGGCATCCGGTCGGGCTTGCGCGGCTCGGACACCTTGGTGTCCAGGGCCGCGACGAAGGTCTCGACGTGCAGGACCTGCGTGAAGCGGGTGCGGCCGCCCGTCAGGGAGTAGGGGCGTACACGGGCGGGGCGGCGGTCGGCGCCGCGTATCGGCAGCCGGTCGGAGGCCGGACTCCTCACGGGGTGTTCTCCATCGACTGGCGCAGCTCACTGCGGACTTCGGGGGTCAGGACGTGGCCGGCGCGGCCCACGAACAAGGCCATGTGGTACGCGACGACGCTCATGTCGCAGTCCGGCGTGGCGTGCACGCCGAGGAGCGAGCCGTCGCTGATGGCCATGACGAACACGGAACCGTGCTCCATGGCCACCATCGTCTGCTTGACCGAGCCGCCGTCCATCAGGGCGGCGGCGCCCGTGGTGAGCGAGCCGAGGCCGGAGACGATGGTCGCGAGATCGGCGGACGCGCCGCGGGGGCCCGCTGGGCGGGCGGGTGCGGCGGGGGACGGATTCGGCGTGTCGGGCGCCACCGGATCGGAGGACAGCAGGAGGAGCCCGTCCGAGGACACGACGGCCACCGAGTTGACCCCGGGCACCTCCTCGACGAGGTCGGTCAGCAGCCACTGAAGGTTGCGGGCCTGGGAGCTCAGTCCGTACGTACTGGACGCGTTCATGTGCGTGCCTCCTGTGCGGTGTCCCCCCGGTCGGTCTGCCCCTGGTCGTGCGGCGGGTCCTGTGGCGGGTCCTGGCGGGAGTCCTGCGCGAGCTCGGCCTCCACGACGCGGCGCCCGTCCTGGGCTCCCCGGTAGAACCCGCCGAGACGGCGGCGCAGCTCGTCGGCGTCCACCCGGCCCGGCGCCGGACGCACCTCGTCCCCGCGCCCGGTGGCCACCGTGCGGGGGCTCCGCTTGGGCAGCCCCTTGTCGGTGAGGACCTCCGGCGGCTCGGTCCCCTGCGGGGCGGCCGTCCCGGCGGCGGCCTGGTCCCGGAGCGGTTGCCCGGTGGGCGCCTCGGCCTGCGGCGGTACGCGGAACACCTGCTCGGCGGGTACGTCCCCGGGCGCCTCGGCACCAGCCTGGGCCTGCGGCCGTACGCGGAACACCTGCTCGTCCGGCACCTCGACCGGCGCCGGAACCCGGAACACCCGCTCCGTGGGCGGCAACTGCCCGGCCGGGGGCGCGAACGCCGCCGGAGCGGGCTCCGGCGCCACCCGGGCGGGCGGCTCCGCGAGGGTGTCGTCCGCGTCCGCGGTGTCGTTCGCGGCGCCGTGCGCGGGCTCCGGCTCGGGGAAGGCGGCGGGGGCCGGGGCCTCCGGCTCCGCATCGAACTCCGGCTCCGCCTGGAACTCAGGCTCCGCATCGAACTCAGGCTCCGCGAACGCTCCCGCTTCCGGGGCCGCTTCCGCCTCAGCCTCGGGGGCCGCTTCCTCGAACGCCTCCTGGGCCGGCTCCGCCTCGAAGACGGGCTCCGGCCGGGCCGGGGCCTCCGGCTCCGCCGGGCTTTCGGGGGCGGGCGCGGCAGGGCCCCGTAGGCGTGAGGGGAGGGTGTTCTCGTTGGCCTCCGCGATCACCCCGGGCAGCCGCAGCGCGGGTGCGCCCGGTGCGCCCATGGCGTGGACCGGGGACGCCGGCGGGGTGGCGGGCAGCAGCGCCGCCGGTACGACGACCAGGGCCTCCGTGCCGCCGTGCCGCTGGACGCGCAGCTCCGCGCTCACCCCGTGCCGGGCCGCGAGCCGGCCCGCCACGTAGAGGCCGAGGCCCAGGCCGTGTTCGGACTCGGGCTCCTCGTCGTACGCCTCGGGCGTGGCCAGCCGCTCGTTCAGGGTGGCCAGCCGGTCACCGGTGATCCCGATGCCCTCGTCGACGACGGAGAGCACCACGTCACCGGAGTCCAGCAGCCAGCCGGACACCTTCACCTTGGCGTCCGGCGGCGAGAAGGTCGTCGCGTTCTCCAGCAGCTCCGCCAGTACGTGCGAGATGTCGTCGGCGGCGTGCCCGGCGACCTGCGTGTACGAGGGCAGCGCGCCGAGGTCGACGCGCTCGTAGCGCTCGATCTCGCTGACCGCCGCCCGCATGACGTCGACCAGCGGCACCGCCGCACCCTGGCCGTGGCCGTGCTCCTGGCCGGCGAGGACGAGCAGGTTCTCGTTGTGGCGGCGCATCACGGTCGCCAGGTGGTCGAGCTTGAAGAGGGTGGAGAGGCGGTCCGGATCCGGCTCCTCGGACTCCAGCTCCTCGATGACGGCGAGTTGGCGCTCGACGAGCCCCAGGGTCCGCAGGGAGAGCGACACGGACGTCGTCGACATGATGCGGCGGTGCTCTTCCAGCCCCGCCCGCAGCTGCGCGAGCTCTCCCTCCAGTGCTTCCCGGCCGGTCGAGAGCGCCTCGTTGCGGCCGATGAGGCGGCGACGGTCGGCGTCGAGGCCGGCGATCCGGGTGTGCAGGGAGACCGTCTGGTCGCGCACCCCGTTGAGGTGGCGCACCACTTCGGCGAACTCGTCGTTGCGGCCCGTGAACCGGACCGGTTCCACCGAGCCCTCCGGGGTGGCCAGCCGGGCCGCGCCGCGCCGCAGGACCGACAGCGGGCGGGTGAGGGAGCGCGCGATCGCGGTGGAGATGCCGAGGGTGACGAGGAACAGCACGCCGAGGAAGGCGACCATGACCTCCAGCGCGGTCACGTCGTCGTCGCGCAGCGCGGCGAGCGCGGTGGCGCGCTGGCCGGCGAGGGTGGCCTCGACCGAGCGCATCCGGTCGACGCGGGCGGTGAGGGCCGATCCGACGGCGCCGGGGTCGAGCTTGCGGTCGGCGGGGGAAAGGGTCGGCCGGTCGGTGAGCCGCTTGAGGTAGTCGTCGGCCGTCTTGACCTCGGGTCCGGTGACGGTGGCGGTGAGGCTCTGGCGCACGTCGGGACGCGCGGCCCGCGCGAAGTCGTCGAGCGCGCCCTGCTCCCGTACCCGCGCCCGCTGGGCGGCGGCGGCGAGTTCGTCCACGAAGGCGGCGCCCGGCTGCCGGTCGCCACCGGGCACGGACAGTGCGGCCAGCAGCAGTCCGCGGGTGGCGGAGGCCTGCTCCGCGGCCAGGCCGAGGGCGGCCAGCGGGCGGGTGGTGACGAGGGCGTCGGTGGCGCGCGGCGGGGTCAGCTCGGTGAGCCGCTCGCCCGGAGCGAGGAGCTCGGCGATGACCCCGGAGTAGGCCTGGTGGGCGGTGAGGGCGCTGTCCCTGCCCTCGATGGCCTCGGTGCGGACGGCCGCGATCCGGCCGAGGGCCTCGGCGAGTTCCTCGTCGGCGTCGGCCTGTACCTCGGCGAGCTGGCGGTCGGTGCCCGAGGCGCGGTCCTGGACCGCGGCGGCCTGCTTGCCCCGGGG
Protein-coding sequences here:
- a CDS encoding sensor histidine kinase; its protein translation is MQKKRPRKNGTVANGTAPDGTAPDRRAPGGPVAAAAPTGRRVRVRSRLVIGVAVAGLAVLVAGAPAVLSASADLKDSQQLVTLADRSRQTLTLAHLLGDERDAVTAYVAKGRPGGPRGKQAAAVQDRASGTDRQLAEVQADADEELAEALGRIAAVRTEAIEGRDSALTAHQAYSGVIAELLAPGERLTELTPPRATDALVTTRPLAALGLAAEQASATRGLLLAALSVPGGDRQPGAAFVDELAAAAQRARVREQGALDDFARAARPDVRQSLTATVTGPEVKTADDYLKRLTDRPTLSPADRKLDPGAVGSALTARVDRMRSVEATLAGQRATALAALRDDDVTALEVMVAFLGVLFLVTLGISTAIARSLTRPLSVLRRGAARLATPEGSVEPVRFTGRNDEFAEVVRHLNGVRDQTVSLHTRIAGLDADRRRLIGRNEALSTGREALEGELAQLRAGLEEHRRIMSTTSVSLSLRTLGLVERQLAVIEELESEEPDPDRLSTLFKLDHLATVMRRHNENLLVLAGQEHGHGQGAAVPLVDVMRAAVSEIERYERVDLGALPSYTQVAGHAADDISHVLAELLENATTFSPPDAKVKVSGWLLDSGDVVLSVVDEGIGITGDRLATLNERLATPEAYDEEPESEHGLGLGLYVAGRLAARHGVSAELRVQRHGGTEALVVVPAALLPATPPASPVHAMGAPGAPALRLPGVIAEANENTLPSRLRGPAAPAPESPAEPEAPARPEPVFEAEPAQEAFEEAAPEAEAEAAPEAGAFAEPEFDAEPEFQAEPEFDAEPEAPAPAAFPEPEPAHGAANDTADADDTLAEPPARVAPEPAPAAFAPPAGQLPPTERVFRVPAPVEVPDEQVFRVRPQAQAGAEAPGDVPAEQVFRVPPQAEAPTGQPLRDQAAAGTAAPQGTEPPEVLTDKGLPKRSPRTVATGRGDEVRPAPGRVDADELRRRLGGFYRGAQDGRRVVEAELAQDSRQDPPQDPPHDQGQTDRGDTAQEART
- a CDS encoding GTP-binding protein, with protein sequence MGSAVSETGLFSTHPAADRDTDPDEPAQPWQYDRSRAPVAVKVLVAGGFGVGKTTFVGSVSEIRPLRTEAVMTEAAAPTDDLSATPDKHTTTVAMDFGRVTLDDDLVLYVYGTPGQERFWFMWDDLVRGAVGGIVLADTRRLRDCFPALDYFESCGLPYAVAVNHFEGTRSYEPEDVREALTIPAHVPVVIMDARRRVTVLESLMTLVGHALDSTPE
- a CDS encoding roadblock/LC7 domain-containing protein — its product is MNASSTYGLSSQARNLQWLLTDLVEEVPGVNSVAVVSSDGLLLLSSDPVAPDTPNPSPAAPARPAGPRGASADLATIVSGLGSLTTGAAALMDGGSVKQTMVAMEHGSVFVMAISDGSLLGVHATPDCDMSVVAYHMALFVGRAGHVLTPEVRSELRQSMENTP
- a CDS encoding DUF742 domain-containing protein produces the protein MRSPASDRLPIRGADRRPARVRPYSLTGGRTRFTQVLHVETFVAALDTKVSEPRKPDRMPEMPAIVEVCRRMRTIAEIAALLKLPLGVVRVLVSDLADQGRIRVYGTGHGNGRPDRALLERVLSGLRRL
- a CDS encoding styrene monooxygenase/indole monooxygenase family protein, whose protein sequence is MRKILVVGAGQSGLQLALGLQAKGYEVTLMSNRTADEIRTGRVMSTQCMFDTALQHERDLQLNFWEQQAPKIEGLGVSVSAPDAGRPIDWLGKLKGFAQSVDQRVKMAGWLDTFAQRGGQLVIHGASVSDLDFFSRTYDLVLVAAGKGELVSLFARDAARSPYDAPQRALAVSYVHGLAPRPEHPETEAVRCNLVPGAGELFVMPTLTTSGRADILFWEGIPGGPLDVFGGVKDPADHLALTLELMEKFTPWEYARATKVELTDAGATLAGRYAPVVRNPIGRLPGGGLVLGVADVVVANDPITGQGSNSAAKCAASYLSSILMHGDNPFDEAWMKATFDKYWFTSGKPATQWTNAMLGVPPEHVLNLIGAAGQLQPVADRFANGFDNPADFDAYFYDPEDAADYLAEVSGASGASGA